Genomic DNA from Thermosipho ferrireducens:
TTATGAAATGCTTGAAAGAGTAAATCTTTCTCCAGCAGAACAATTTTACAATAGATATCCTCACGAACTCTCAGGCGGTCAACGACAAAGGATAGTAATAGCAAGGGCGCTAATTTTAAACCCTAAATTCATCGTTGCGGATGAAGCTATAGCCATGCTTGACGTATCAGTGCGTTCTCAGCTTTTAAAACTTCTCATAGATTTAAAGAAAGAGTTCAATCTCACCTTTTTATTTATTACACATGACCTTGCAACTACAAAATACATATGTAACCGTATTGGAGTGATGTATTTAGGTAAAATCGTAGAAATAGGTAATTTCAAGGATATATACGAAAATTCTCTTCATCCGTACACCAAAGCCCTTATTTCCGCTGTTCCTGAACCAGATCCAAAAAAGAAAAAAGAAAAGTTAATCCCCAGAGGAGAGGTACCAAATCCTATCAACCCACCTCCTGGCTGTAGATTCCACCCAAGGTGTCCTTTTGTAATGGATATATGCAAAAAAGAGGAACCAAAATTAAAGAAAGTAAACGAACGATTAGTTGCCTGTCATTTATACAAATAATTCAACAACTAAATTTTGACAAAACTTGTAGAGAATGATATAATGATTTATGATGCCCCCTGTATAAGGGGGTATATTTGAAGGAGGTGAATTTATGTGGTGGCACTGGCCTGGAGCTGGATGCGGACTCTGGTCATGGGGATTTGGTAACGGTACATGGTGGTTTGGACTCCTGTGGGCATTGCTGTGGATAGTTGTAATAGTAGGAACTATACTTATTATAGTCAAGCTGTTTAGTAAAACTTCTTTCAGTAACTCAGATAACGCCCTTAAAATTTTAAAATCAAGGTTTGCCAGAGGAGAAATATCTGAAGAAGAATTTGTGAAGATGAAAAAATTGTTGAAAAATTAACTAATTCACAATTATCAATTTCTTTCCAATTCTAACTCGTGAGTTCTTGATTTGTTATAAACAACTCTTTTTCTTCTTCTAAAACATTCAAAAAAGCTTTAACCACAGCTGGATCAAACTGCTTGCCCATATTATAAACTAATTCCTGCAATGCTATATTATATGGAAGTGGATTTCTATATGATCTCGGGCTTGTCATTGCATCCCAGGAAT
This window encodes:
- a CDS encoding ABC transporter ATP-binding protein yields the protein MIEIRNLKKHFPVKRTIGEVLLRIPQRYVKAVDGISFNIFKGETFGLVGESGSGKTTTGRLILRLIEPTDGQILFEGEDITKFSKEKLRKFRKNIQIIFQDPLAALNPYMKVGEAIKHGLEIHNIGNTRLERKKMVYEMLERVNLSPAEQFYNRYPHELSGGQRQRIVIARALILNPKFIVADEAIAMLDVSVRSQLLKLLIDLKKEFNLTFLFITHDLATTKYICNRIGVMYLGKIVEIGNFKDIYENSLHPYTKALISAVPEPDPKKKKEKLIPRGEVPNPINPPPGCRFHPRCPFVMDICKKEEPKLKKVNERLVACHLYK
- a CDS encoding SHOCT domain-containing protein is translated as MWWHWPGAGCGLWSWGFGNGTWWFGLLWALLWIVVIVGTILIIVKLFSKTSFSNSDNALKILKSRFARGEISEEEFVKMKKLLKN